From the Helicoverpa armigera isolate CAAS_96S chromosome 16, ASM3070526v1, whole genome shotgun sequence genome, one window contains:
- the LOC110381589 gene encoding regulator of G-protein signaling 20 isoform X2 → MCSLAALARGCRPAAAAKPCCLCWCCCCSCSCLAVRGSEGGPGKKPREPGPQEPLLSDGDAPPTLDEIQSWGQSFDRLMRSAAGRKVFRDFLRGEYSEENIMFWLACEELKRETDPDAVEEKARFIYEDYISILSPKEVSLDSRVREIVNRNMVEPTPHTFDEAQLQIYTLMHRDSYPRFVNSPLYKTLARLSSAEPAAPPAEPAPADPAAPAPAAAPSPAPAAPAPAQ, encoded by the exons ATGTGCAGCCTGGCAGCGCTGGCGCGCGGCTGCcggcccgccgccgccgccaagCCGTGCTGTCTGTGCTGGTGCTGCTGCTGCTCCTGCTCCTG CCTGGCGGTGCGCGGCTCGGAGGGCGGGCCCGGCAAGAAGCCGCGCGAGCCCGGCCCGCAGGAGCCGCTGCTCAGCGACGGAGACGCGCC GCCCACGCTGGACGAGATCCAGAGCTGGGGGCAGTCGTTCGACCGCCTCATGCGCAGCGCCG CTGGACGGAAGGTGTTCCGAGACTTCCTCCGCGGCGAGTACTCCGAAGAGAATATAATGTTCTGGCTCGCGTGCGAGGAGCTCAAGCGCGAGACTGACCCCGACGCAGTCGAGGAGAAGGCGCGCTTCATCTACGAGGACTACATCTCCATCCTGTCGCCCAAGGAG GTGTCGCTGGACTCGCGCGTGCGCGAGATCGTCAACAGGAACATGGTGGAGCCGACGCCGCACACGTTCGACGAGGCGCAGCTGCAGATCTACACGCTGATGCACCGCGACTCGTATCCGCGCTTCGTCAACTCGCCGCTCTACAAGACCCTGGCGCGCCTGTCGAGCGCCGAGCCGGCCGCGCCACCCGCCGAGCCGGCGCCCGCAGACCCCGCCGCGCCGGCGCCCGCCGCGGCGCCCTCCCCCGCGcccgcggcgccggcgcccgcgcagTGA
- the LOC110381589 gene encoding regulator of G-protein signaling 20 isoform X1 — MCSLAALARGCRPAAAAKPCCLCWCCCCSCSWAKCLAVRGSEGGPGKKPREPGPQEPLLSDGDAPPTLDEIQSWGQSFDRLMRSAAGRKVFRDFLRGEYSEENIMFWLACEELKRETDPDAVEEKARFIYEDYISILSPKEVSLDSRVREIVNRNMVEPTPHTFDEAQLQIYTLMHRDSYPRFVNSPLYKTLARLSSAEPAAPPAEPAPADPAAPAPAAAPSPAPAAPAPAQ, encoded by the exons ATGTGCAGCCTGGCAGCGCTGGCGCGCGGCTGCcggcccgccgccgccgccaagCCGTGCTGTCTGTGCTGGTGCTGCTGCTGCTCCTGCTCCTG GGCTAAATG CCTGGCGGTGCGCGGCTCGGAGGGCGGGCCCGGCAAGAAGCCGCGCGAGCCCGGCCCGCAGGAGCCGCTGCTCAGCGACGGAGACGCGCC GCCCACGCTGGACGAGATCCAGAGCTGGGGGCAGTCGTTCGACCGCCTCATGCGCAGCGCCG CTGGACGGAAGGTGTTCCGAGACTTCCTCCGCGGCGAGTACTCCGAAGAGAATATAATGTTCTGGCTCGCGTGCGAGGAGCTCAAGCGCGAGACTGACCCCGACGCAGTCGAGGAGAAGGCGCGCTTCATCTACGAGGACTACATCTCCATCCTGTCGCCCAAGGAG GTGTCGCTGGACTCGCGCGTGCGCGAGATCGTCAACAGGAACATGGTGGAGCCGACGCCGCACACGTTCGACGAGGCGCAGCTGCAGATCTACACGCTGATGCACCGCGACTCGTATCCGCGCTTCGTCAACTCGCCGCTCTACAAGACCCTGGCGCGCCTGTCGAGCGCCGAGCCGGCCGCGCCACCCGCCGAGCCGGCGCCCGCAGACCCCGCCGCGCCGGCGCCCGCCGCGGCGCCCTCCCCCGCGcccgcggcgccggcgcccgcgcagTGA